Proteins found in one Rhodobacter capsulatus SB 1003 genomic segment:
- a CDS encoding electron transfer flavoprotein subunit beta/FixA family protein, whose protein sequence is MKVLVPVKRVIDYNVKVRVKADGSGVDLANVKMSMNPFDEIAVEEAIRLKEKGAATEIVVVSVGVKQAQETLRTALAMGADRAILVVAAEDVHTDIEPLAVAKIIAKVAAEEQPGLIITGKQAIDNDMNATGQMVAALLGWAQASFASAVEIAGDAAKVTREVDGGLQTIEVKLPAVITADLRLNEPRYASLPNIMKAKKKELAEKTAADYGVDVTPRLTVVKTAEPAGRAAGIKVGSVDELIGKLKDAGVI, encoded by the coding sequence ATGAAGGTCCTCGTGCCTGTGAAGCGCGTGATCGACTACAACGTGAAAGTCCGTGTGAAGGCGGATGGCAGCGGGGTCGATCTTGCGAACGTGAAAATGTCGATGAACCCCTTCGACGAGATCGCCGTCGAAGAGGCGATCCGGCTGAAGGAAAAAGGTGCTGCGACCGAGATCGTCGTCGTGTCCGTGGGCGTGAAACAGGCGCAGGAAACCCTGCGCACGGCGCTGGCGATGGGGGCGGACCGCGCCATCCTGGTCGTCGCCGCCGAGGACGTGCATACCGACATCGAGCCCTTGGCCGTGGCGAAGATCATCGCCAAGGTCGCCGCCGAGGAACAGCCGGGCCTGATCATCACCGGCAAGCAGGCGATCGACAATGACATGAACGCGACCGGCCAGATGGTCGCGGCGCTGCTGGGCTGGGCGCAGGCGTCCTTTGCTTCGGCGGTCGAGATCGCGGGCGATGCCGCCAAGGTGACGCGCGAAGTCGACGGCGGTCTGCAGACGATCGAGGTCAAGCTTCCGGCCGTGATCACCGCCGATCTGCGCCTGAACGAGCCGCGCTATGCCTCGCTGCCCAACATCATGAAGGCGAAGAAGAAAGAGCTGGCCGAGAAGACCGCCGCCGATTACGGCGTCGATGTCACGCCGCGCCTGACCGTGGTGAAGACCGCGGAACCGGCAGGCCGTGCCGCCGGGATCAAGGTCGGCTCGGTCGACGAGCTGATCGGCAAACTCAAGGACGCGGGGGTGATCTGA
- a CDS encoding SDR family NAD(P)-dependent oxidoreductase, with the protein MAKTILITGCSSGIGYDAAHGLQKAGWKVLATCRREEDCARLRSEGLISFPLDLSDPASIEAGFNEALARANGRLDALYNNAAYGCPGAAEDLPPGALREIFETNLFGLHDLTIRAIRVMRAYGENGEGRIIQCSSVLGLVGIRWRGAYVATKFALEGLTEVMRREMRDTGIHIITLNPGPIPTKIRVNSIPHFEKWIDWKASARREQYETSLLKRLYSPSGKPDMFELPCSAVTEQILRALTDPKPKSHYYVTKATWLAAIARRILPLRAQDWMFSKA; encoded by the coding sequence ATGGCGAAGACGATCCTGATCACCGGCTGCTCTTCGGGCATCGGTTACGATGCGGCGCATGGGCTGCAGAAGGCGGGCTGGAAGGTGCTGGCCACCTGCCGTCGCGAGGAAGACTGCGCCCGGCTGCGGTCCGAGGGGCTGATCTCCTTTCCGCTCGATCTCTCCGATCCCGCCTCGATCGAGGCCGGTTTCAACGAGGCCCTGGCGCGGGCGAACGGGCGGCTGGACGCGCTTTACAACAATGCCGCCTATGGCTGCCCCGGCGCCGCCGAGGATCTGCCCCCGGGCGCTTTGCGCGAGATCTTCGAAACCAACCTCTTCGGCCTGCATGACCTGACCATCCGCGCGATCAGGGTGATGCGGGCTTACGGCGAGAATGGCGAGGGCCGGATCATCCAATGTTCCTCGGTTCTTGGCCTTGTCGGCATCCGCTGGCGCGGCGCCTATGTGGCGACCAAATTCGCGCTTGAAGGCCTGACCGAGGTGATGCGCCGCGAGATGCGCGATACGGGCATCCATATCATCACGCTGAACCCCGGCCCGATCCCGACAAAGATCCGGGTCAACTCGATCCCGCATTTCGAGAAATGGATCGACTGGAAGGCCTCGGCCCGGCGCGAGCAGTACGAGACCTCGCTGCTCAAGCGCCTCTACTCCCCCTCGGGCAAGCCCGACATGTTCGAGCTGCCCTGTTCGGCGGTGACGGAGCAGATCCTGCGTGCCCTGACCGACCCGAAACCGAAGTCGCATTACTATGTGACCAAGGCGACCTGGCTGGCCGCCATCGCGCGACGGATTCTGCCGCTGCGGGCGCAGGACTGGATGTTTTCCAAGGCCTGA
- the tuf gene encoding elongation factor Tu: MAKAKFERNKPHVNIGTIGHVDHGKTTLTAAITKYYGEFRAYDQIDGAPEERARGITISTAHVEYETPNRHYAHVDCPGHADYVKNMITGAAQMDGAILVVAASDGPMPQTREHILLGRQVGIPYMVVYMNKVDLVDDEELLELVEMEVRELLSSYEYPGDDIPIIKGSAHQAMIGESKEIGEDSIHALMKAVDEYIPTPARAVDQPFLMPIEDVFSISGRGTVVTGRVERGVINVGDELEIVGIRDTKKSVCTGVEMFRKLLDRGEAGDNIGALLRGIDRDGVERGQVLCKPGSVKPHTNFEAEAYILTKEEGGRHTPFFANYRPQFYFRTTDVTGTVKLPEGTEMVMPGDNLKFEVELIAPIAMEEKLRFAIREGGRTVGAGVVSKIIK; encoded by the coding sequence ATGGCAAAGGCAAAGTTTGAACGGAACAAGCCGCACGTGAACATCGGCACGATCGGCCACGTGGACCACGGCAAGACGACGCTGACGGCGGCGATCACGAAGTACTACGGCGAATTCCGCGCCTATGACCAGATCGACGGTGCGCCGGAAGAGCGCGCGCGCGGGATCACGATCTCGACGGCGCACGTGGAATACGAGACGCCGAACCGTCACTATGCGCACGTGGACTGCCCCGGCCACGCCGACTATGTGAAGAACATGATCACCGGCGCGGCGCAGATGGACGGCGCGATTCTGGTGGTTGCGGCCTCGGACGGCCCGATGCCGCAAACGCGCGAGCACATCCTGCTCGGCCGTCAGGTGGGCATCCCCTACATGGTCGTCTACATGAACAAGGTTGACCTTGTGGACGACGAAGAGCTGCTCGAGCTCGTGGAAATGGAAGTCCGCGAACTGCTGTCGTCCTACGAATACCCCGGCGACGACATTCCGATCATCAAGGGCTCGGCCCACCAGGCGATGATCGGCGAGTCGAAGGAAATCGGCGAAGATTCGATCCACGCGCTGATGAAGGCCGTCGACGAATACATCCCGACCCCGGCGCGCGCGGTTGACCAGCCGTTCCTGATGCCGATCGAAGACGTGTTCTCGATCTCGGGCCGCGGCACCGTGGTGACCGGCCGTGTGGAACGCGGTGTGATCAACGTGGGCGACGAACTTGAAATCGTCGGCATCCGCGACACCAAGAAGTCGGTCTGCACCGGCGTCGAGATGTTCCGCAAGCTGCTCGACCGCGGCGAGGCGGGCGACAACATCGGCGCGCTGCTGCGCGGCATCGACCGTGACGGCGTCGAGCGTGGTCAGGTCCTGTGCAAGCCGGGTTCGGTGAAGCCGCACACGAACTTCGAAGCCGAAGCCTACATCCTGACGAAGGAAGAAGGCGGCCGCCACACGCCGTTCTTTGCGAACTACCGTCCGCAATTCTACTTCCGCACGACGGACGTGACGGGCACGGTGAAGCTGCCGGAAGGCACGGAAATGGTGATGCCGGGCGACAACCTGAAGTTCGAAGTCGAACTGATCGCGCCGATCGCGATGGAAGAGAAACTGCGCTTCGCGATCCGCGAAGGCGGCCGCACCGTCGGCGCCGGCGTCGTTTCCAAGATCATCAAGTAA
- a CDS encoding electron transfer flavoprotein subunit alpha/FixB family protein produces MAVLLLADVNGGQLATDSVAKTLSAVKALGEVHVLVAGAGAEAAAAEAAKLDGVSKVLLAGANDYSHGLAEATAALIVGLAPGYAHVAAASTAAAKNVLPRVAALLDVMMITDITAVIDAETFERPIYAGNAIQTVKSSDKIKVFTVRTATFGAVAATGAAAVETISGETASGLSAWVEDKVAASDRPELTSAKIVVSGGRGVGSQADFALIEKLADKFGAAVGASRAAVDSGFAPNDWQVGQTGKVVAPELYVAVGISGAIQHLAGMKDSKIIVAINKDEEAPIFQVADFGLVADLFTAVPELAEKL; encoded by the coding sequence ATGGCTGTTCTTCTGCTTGCTGATGTGAACGGCGGTCAACTGGCCACCGATTCCGTTGCGAAAACCCTCTCGGCAGTGAAAGCTCTGGGCGAAGTCCACGTTCTGGTGGCTGGCGCCGGTGCCGAAGCTGCCGCCGCCGAGGCCGCGAAGCTGGACGGCGTGTCGAAAGTGCTGCTGGCGGGCGCCAATGACTACAGCCACGGCCTGGCCGAAGCCACCGCCGCGCTGATCGTCGGTCTGGCCCCGGGCTATGCCCATGTTGCCGCCGCCTCGACCGCCGCGGCGAAGAACGTGCTGCCGCGCGTCGCCGCGCTTCTGGACGTGATGATGATCACCGACATCACCGCCGTGATCGACGCCGAGACGTTCGAGCGTCCGATCTATGCGGGCAACGCGATCCAGACGGTGAAATCGTCGGACAAGATCAAGGTCTTCACCGTCCGCACCGCGACCTTTGGCGCGGTTGCCGCCACCGGCGCGGCCGCGGTCGAGACGATCTCGGGCGAAACCGCTTCGGGCCTTTCGGCTTGGGTCGAAGACAAGGTCGCGGCCTCGGACCGTCCGGAGCTGACCTCGGCGAAGATCGTCGTCTCGGGCGGTCGCGGCGTCGGCAGCCAGGCCGATTTCGCGCTGATCGAGAAGCTGGCCGACAAGTTCGGCGCGGCTGTGGGCGCCTCGCGCGCGGCGGTCGACAGCGGCTTTGCGCCGAACGACTGGCAGGTGGGTCAGACCGGCAAGGTCGTCGCCCCCGAGCTTTATGTCGCCGTCGGCATCTCGGGCGCGATCCAGCACCTGGCCGGGATGAAGGATTCGAAAATCATCGTCGCGATCAACAAGGATGAAGAGGCGCCGATCTTCCAGGTCGCCGATTTCGGTCTGGTCGCCGATCTCTTCACCGCCGTGCCGGAACTGGCCGAGAAGCTCTGA
- the parC gene encoding DNA topoisomerase IV subunit A, producing MSSDDETPTSATHAEPLSRAIGERYLTYALSTIMHRALPDARDGLKPVHRRILFAMRELKLSSTGGFRKSAKISGDVMGNYHPHGDAAIYDAMARLAQDFAMRYPLVDGQGNYGNIDGDGPAASRYTEARLASPAEALLEGLAEDSVDFRPNYDGTLTEPVVLPAAFPNLLANGASGIAVGMATNVPPHNLDELVDGCLAMIADPAIEEARLVDLIPGPDFPTGGVIVEPKANILEAYRTGRGAFRLRARWALEDLGRGQWQIVVTEIPYQVQKAKLIERLAELIETKKVPALADVRDESAEDVRIVLEPRARTVEPAQLMGMLFRNSELEVRFSLNMNVLIDGRVPKVCSLKEVLRAFLDHRREVLCRRSRHRLEKIANRLEVLEGYIIAFLNLDRVIEIIRTEDDPKAALMAENWAAEAGAVVHLTEVQAEAILNMRLRSLRRLEEMELRAERDDLLKERAGLEALLASEVAQWAQISSELEDLRKTWGKATKIGARRTDFAEAGEVEEVPIEAMIEREPITVILSKMGWVRAMKGHQPLDAEVKFKDGDGQAFALHAETTDRIVLMGSNGRAWTLLGANLPGGRGMGEPVRLMLEMPNEVEVTHVLVPKPGEKYLLASSEGDGFIAPAEELIASTRTGKQVLNMSDGVRTRVCRVASGDAVACVGENRKLLVFPLEELPEMARGKGVRLQKFKDGGLSDAITFRLAEGLSWKDPAGRTRTEADLSEWLGKRASAGRMAPRGFPRDNRFP from the coding sequence ATGAGCAGCGACGACGAAACCCCGACTTCCGCAACCCATGCCGAACCGCTTTCGCGGGCGATCGGCGAGCGTTACCTGACCTATGCGCTCTCGACGATCATGCACCGGGCGCTGCCCGATGCGCGCGACGGGCTGAAGCCGGTGCACCGGCGCATCCTTTTTGCGATGCGGGAACTCAAGCTGAGCTCGACCGGCGGGTTTCGGAAATCGGCAAAGATTTCGGGCGACGTGATGGGGAACTATCACCCGCATGGCGACGCCGCGATCTATGATGCGATGGCGCGGCTCGCGCAGGATTTCGCCATGCGCTACCCGCTGGTGGACGGGCAGGGCAACTACGGCAACATCGACGGCGACGGCCCGGCCGCAAGCCGCTATACCGAGGCGCGTCTGGCCTCTCCGGCCGAAGCTTTGCTGGAAGGTCTGGCCGAGGATTCGGTCGATTTCCGCCCGAACTATGACGGCACGCTGACCGAGCCGGTCGTCCTGCCCGCTGCCTTCCCGAACCTGCTGGCCAATGGCGCCTCGGGCATTGCCGTCGGCATGGCGACGAACGTGCCGCCGCACAACCTCGATGAGCTGGTCGATGGCTGTCTGGCGATGATCGCCGATCCGGCGATCGAGGAGGCCCGGCTGGTCGATCTGATTCCCGGGCCGGATTTCCCGACCGGCGGGGTGATTGTGGAGCCCAAGGCGAATATCCTTGAGGCCTATCGCACCGGGCGCGGGGCGTTCCGGCTGCGGGCGCGCTGGGCGCTGGAGGATCTGGGGCGGGGGCAATGGCAGATCGTCGTCACCGAGATCCCCTATCAGGTGCAAAAGGCGAAGCTGATCGAGCGGCTGGCCGAGCTGATCGAGACGAAGAAGGTCCCGGCGCTGGCCGATGTGCGCGATGAAAGCGCCGAGGATGTGCGGATCGTGCTGGAGCCCCGGGCGCGGACGGTGGAACCGGCGCAGCTGATGGGGATGCTGTTTCGCAACTCGGAACTTGAGGTGCGGTTCAGTCTGAACATGAACGTGCTGATCGACGGGCGGGTGCCCAAGGTCTGCTCGCTGAAGGAAGTGCTGCGGGCCTTTCTGGACCATCGCCGCGAGGTGCTGTGTCGCCGCTCCCGCCACCGGCTGGAGAAGATCGCGAACCGCCTTGAAGTGCTCGAAGGCTATATCATTGCTTTCCTGAACCTCGATCGGGTGATCGAGATCATCCGCACCGAGGACGACCCGAAAGCCGCCCTGATGGCCGAGAACTGGGCGGCCGAGGCGGGCGCGGTGGTGCATCTGACCGAGGTGCAGGCCGAGGCGATCCTGAACATGCGGCTGCGTTCTTTGCGGCGGCTTGAGGAAATGGAACTGCGCGCCGAACGCGATGACCTGCTGAAGGAACGCGCGGGGCTGGAGGCGCTTCTGGCGTCCGAGGTCGCGCAATGGGCGCAGATTTCCTCGGAACTGGAAGACCTGCGCAAGACCTGGGGCAAGGCGACGAAAATCGGCGCGCGGCGGACCGATTTCGCCGAGGCGGGCGAGGTCGAGGAAGTGCCGATCGAGGCGATGATCGAGCGCGAGCCGATCACCGTGATCCTGTCGAAGATGGGCTGGGTGCGGGCGATGAAGGGGCATCAGCCGCTCGACGCCGAGGTGAAGTTCAAGGACGGCGACGGCCAGGCCTTTGCGCTGCATGCCGAGACGACGGACCGGATCGTGCTGATGGGCTCGAACGGGCGGGCCTGGACGCTTCTGGGCGCGAACCTGCCCGGCGGGCGGGGGATGGGCGAGCCGGTGCGGCTGATGCTGGAGATGCCGAACGAAGTCGAGGTGACCCATGTTCTGGTGCCGAAACCGGGCGAGAAATACCTGCTGGCCTCGTCCGAGGGGGACGGGTTCATCGCGCCCGCCGAGGAGCTGATCGCCTCGACCCGGACCGGCAAGCAGGTCTTGAACATGAGCGATGGTGTGCGCACGCGGGTGTGCCGGGTGGCTTCGGGCGATGCGGTGGCCTGTGTCGGCGAGAACCGCAAGCTTCTGGTCTTCCCGCTGGAGGAGCTGCCGGAGATGGCGCGCGGCAAGGGCGTGCGGCTGCAGAAGTTCAAGGATGGCGGGCTGTCGGATGCGATCACCTTCCGTCTGGCGGAGGGGCTGAGCTGGAAGGATCCGGCCGGGCGGACGCGGACCGAGGCGGATCTGTCGGAATGGCTGGGCAAGCGGGCGAGCGCCGGGCGGATGGCGCCGCGCGGTTTCCCGCGCGACAACCGGTTCCCCTGA